The proteins below come from a single Kryptolebias marmoratus isolate JLee-2015 linkage group LG12, ASM164957v2, whole genome shotgun sequence genomic window:
- the med9 gene encoding mediator of RNA polymerase II transcription subunit 9, which translates to MMAVPQPTLEKETEDSSLLPLVHDIIKCMDKDSQDVHQELAKLKAKIQEAREQISSMPGIDSSPQDQQQQLATLREQVRTKNQLLQKYKSLCMFDVPKAS; encoded by the exons ATGATGGCGGTGCCTCAACCGACGCTCGAGAAGGAAACCGAAGATTCTTCTTTGTTGCCTTTAGTTCATGATATTATCAAATG catGGACAAAGACAGCCAGGATGTCCACCAGGAGCTGGCGAAGCTGAAGGCAAAGATCCAGGAGGCTCGGGAGCAGATCTCCAGCATGCCGGGGATAGACAGCAGTCCGcaggatcagcagcagcagctggccaCGCTGAGAGAGCAAGTCCGCACCAagaaccagctgctgcagaaatataaaagcCTCTGCATGTTTGATGTGCCGAAAGCATCATGA
- the LOC108241306 gene encoding dexamethasone-induced Ras-related protein 1 translates to MIKKMSPSENEFDIPAKNCHRMVILGSTKVGKTAIISRFLNERFDDQYTPTIEDFHRKFYSIRGDVYQLDILDTSGNHPFPAMRRLSILTGDVFILVFSLDNRDSFQEVQRLKRQIHETKSCLRNKTKEKVDVPLVICGNKCDRDFYREVQDEEIEQLVGGDEHCAYFEVSAKKNTNVDQMFQTLFTMAKLPNEMSPDRHCKVSLQYCDVLHRKSFRNKKFRDGNAYGIVAPLARRPSVHSDLMYIKEKAIGGGQAKERGCIIC, encoded by the exons ATGATCAAGAAAATGTCTCCGTCCGAGAATGAGTTCGACATACCGGCCAAGAACTGCCACAGGATGGTGATCCTGGGCTCCACTAAAGTTGGAAAGACAGCCATCATCTCTCGGTTTCTCAATGAGAGATTCGATGATCAGTACACACCTACGATTGAGGACTTTCACAGGAAATTCTACAGCATCAGGGGGGACGTTTACCAGCTGGACATTCTGGACACATCTGGAAACCATCCTTTCCCTGCAATGAGGAGGCTGTCAATTCTCACAG gggATGTTTTCATCCTGGTGTTCAGCCTGGACAACAGAGACTCCTTCCAGGAGGTGCAGCGCCTGAAGCGCCAAATCCACGAGACCAAGTCGTGTCTGCGCAACAAGACCAAGGAGAAAGTGGACGTTCCGCTCGTCATCTGCGGCAACAAGTGCGACAGGGACTTTTACCGCGAGGTGCAGGACGAGGAGATCGAGCAGCTGGTCGGCGGCGACGAGCACTGCGCGTACTTCGAGGTCTCCGCCAAGAAGAACACCAACGTGGACCAGATGTTTCAGACTCTCTTCACCATGGCCAAGCTGCCGAACGAGATGAGCCCCGACCGCCACTGCAAGGTCTCCCTGCAGTACTGCGACGTCCTGCACAGGAAGTCCTTCCGAAACAAGAAGTTCAGGGACGGGAACGCGTACGGGATCGTGGCGCCGCTCGCGCGCAGACCGAGCGTGCACAGCGACCTGATGTACATCAAGGAGAAGGCGATCGGAGGCGGCCAGGCCAAAGAGAGAGGCTGCATCATCTGCTGA